A genomic region of Hydrogenimonas thermophila contains the following coding sequences:
- a CDS encoding EAL domain-containing protein: MSNQSLITIRRLVLNIIGIFLAVSLAFQFLVGYYLKKEALNSLAMEDARHTSELVFETMYTKMQEGWSKEDIEKILMRLNGLRDGMKISLFRSKIVEDKYGIIEKDHKKVMEDPLIKESMKGKEIIKIGSNNMIRYLYPIRVKKQCLTCHENARIGDINGVIDITLPANKIVVSLDKVILYFIISTAIFFLLFFIFFYAAFENRLVKPLVELSKKISKVRDKMDLDEKIHISSNCKELKTLEHSFNALIDKIKFYYEKLLDSFSIDSLTGLHNLSRLKKDLENTPPASMLLINVDRFKELNDYYGFEIGDIVLKSIANTLKKIMSDEMHLYRIGGSEFALVKFSEFTIEEITKILDKLHNMHLDVDAMEELRVKFTAGVVQNRKNRLIEKASIALNAAKKWEKPFEFYNNAKELEVDYKRHIKWMKEVELAIEDDRLIVHFQPIVKADTKKTTKYEALIRLIDKDGKIHMPGEFLDVVQNSRLYSKITNIVIQKSFKTFESAKCSFSINLSMNDIKDPVCQNSIYEALSNYPNPERVVFEILETEELCDFETVNDFISKIHSYGAKIAIDDFGSGYSNFHYLLKMKVDFYKIDGSLIRYITEDSDSKLLVESIVHFAKKLGVETVAEYVENEDIANECKKVGIEYLQGYYFGKPEEIEKICRECFEKHSEQDNDQ, encoded by the coding sequence ATGTCTAATCAAAGTCTTATTACTATACGAAGATTGGTACTAAATATAATTGGAATTTTTCTAGCAGTAAGTCTCGCTTTTCAATTTTTAGTAGGATACTACTTAAAAAAAGAGGCTTTGAATTCTCTTGCAATGGAAGATGCCCGTCATACTAGTGAACTGGTATTTGAAACTATGTATACAAAAATGCAAGAGGGGTGGAGTAAAGAGGATATAGAAAAAATTTTAATGAGACTTAACGGCTTAAGAGATGGTATGAAAATAAGCCTGTTTAGAAGTAAGATTGTAGAAGATAAGTATGGGATAATAGAGAAAGATCATAAAAAAGTAATGGAAGATCCTTTGATTAAGGAATCAATGAAGGGTAAAGAGATTATTAAAATTGGATCAAATAATATGATTCGTTATCTTTATCCAATTAGAGTAAAAAAACAATGTTTAACTTGCCATGAAAATGCTAGAATTGGAGATATTAATGGTGTTATAGATATCACTCTTCCTGCTAATAAAATAGTAGTCTCTTTAGATAAAGTAATATTATATTTTATTATATCAACTGCAATATTCTTTTTACTCTTTTTTATATTCTTTTATGCGGCTTTTGAAAATAGGCTTGTTAAGCCGTTAGTTGAATTAAGTAAAAAGATATCTAAAGTAAGAGATAAAATGGATTTAGATGAAAAGATCCATATTTCATCTAACTGTAAAGAGCTTAAAACCCTTGAACACTCATTTAATGCATTAATAGATAAGATTAAATTCTATTATGAAAAGCTTTTAGACTCTTTTTCTATTGATTCATTAACAGGACTTCATAATTTAAGTCGTTTAAAAAAAGATTTGGAAAATACACCTCCTGCGTCAATGTTACTAATAAATGTAGACAGGTTTAAAGAACTAAATGACTATTATGGGTTTGAAATAGGAGATATTGTACTAAAATCAATAGCAAATACATTGAAAAAAATTATGTCTGATGAAATGCACCTTTATAGAATTGGTGGTAGTGAATTTGCTTTGGTTAAGTTTTCTGAGTTTACAATAGAAGAGATAACAAAAATTTTAGATAAATTGCATAATATGCATTTAGATGTAGATGCAATGGAGGAGTTAAGAGTAAAATTTACTGCAGGAGTTGTTCAAAATAGAAAAAACAGACTTATTGAAAAAGCTTCTATAGCATTAAATGCAGCAAAAAAATGGGAAAAACCTTTTGAGTTTTATAACAATGCAAAAGAACTTGAAGTAGATTATAAACGTCATATAAAGTGGATGAAAGAGGTTGAATTGGCTATAGAAGATGATAGACTAATAGTACATTTTCAACCTATTGTAAAAGCAGATACTAAAAAAACTACAAAATATGAGGCATTGATCCGGTTGATAGACAAAGATGGTAAGATACATATGCCTGGAGAGTTTTTAGATGTTGTTCAAAACAGTAGATTATATTCTAAAATTACTAATATAGTTATACAAAAGAGTTTTAAAACTTTTGAGTCTGCTAAATGCTCTTTTTCTATAAACTTAAGTATGAATGATATAAAAGATCCTGTTTGTCAAAACAGTATTTATGAAGCACTTAGTAACTATCCAAATCCTGAACGTGTAGTTTTTGAAATTTTAGAGACAGAAGAGCTTTGTGATTTTGAAACTGTAAATGATTTTATAAGTAAAATACACAGCTATGGTGCAAAAATAGCTATTGATGATTTTGGAAGTGGTTACTCAAATTTTCACTATTTGCTTAAAATGAAAGTTGACTTTTATAAGATAGATGGTTCTCTTATTCGTTATATTACTGAAGATTCTGATTCAAAACTATTGGTTGAGAGTATTGTTCATTTTGCAAAAAAACTTGGAGTTGAAACAGTAGCAGAATATGTAGAAAATGAAGATATTGCAAATGAGTGTAAAAAAGTAGGAATTGAGTATCTTCAAGGTTATTATTTTGGTAAGCCAGAAGAGATAGAAAAAATTTGTAGAGAATGTTTTGAAAAACATTCTGAGCAAGATAATGATCAATAA
- a CDS encoding chemotaxis protein CheB produces MREKVLLIGLSTGGPAHINHLFSRIKKLNAHIIIAQHMKAEVIDFFVNDLQSSFEFEFISTPAVLSTSKKRVVICGKSAVISNVSTFQIDLENSKNIGRYTPDIDQLFLSAVPLCKNFDVYASLMTGIGDDGARGLFELKKNGAVTIAESEESAPVFGMPRCAIENSAVTHIFSLDEMISFFAYEGLIDV; encoded by the coding sequence GTGAGAGAAAAAGTACTTCTTATAGGGCTCTCAACAGGAGGGCCTGCTCATATAAATCATCTTTTTTCTAGAATTAAAAAGTTAAATGCTCATATTATAATTGCTCAACATATGAAAGCAGAAGTGATTGATTTTTTTGTAAATGATTTACAAAGTAGCTTTGAGTTTGAATTTATTTCTACTCCTGCAGTGTTGTCTACGTCAAAAAAGAGAGTTGTTATATGTGGCAAAAGTGCAGTTATATCAAATGTATCTACTTTTCAAATTGATCTGGAAAATAGTAAAAATATAGGTAGATATACTCCTGATATAGATCAGCTTTTTTTATCGGCAGTTCCATTATGTAAAAATTTTGATGTATATGCTTCTTTGATGACAGGAATAGGTGATGATGGAGCAAGAGGATTATTTGAATTAAAGAAAAATGGAGCAGTTACCATAGCAGAATCTGAAGAGAGTGCACCTGTCTTTGGTATGCCAAGGTGTGCTATAGAAAACAGTGCTGTTACACATATATTCAGCTTGGATGAGATGATATCTTTTTTTGCATATGAAGGATTGATAGATGTTTGA
- a CDS encoding CheR family methyltransferase, which translates to MFDFLFTKKSNDVIEEKRKIKDINDFTPIFNHLYTELGINDLYKRPILYERLGSIARRYEVESAEEFIEMFKNSYSFYEEVIDAVTVNETYFFREIDSLEWLVEWISNENRDVKILSIPSSNGAEIYSILIMLDILNSQLLHKVKCVGIDVNNESIKKAKKGIYSERELHKLDERLKEKYFEKIENGYEIKSFLRSNTEFIDDNIFALSSDKYGSFDIVLSRNLFIYFDDLHRKKATETLLKMLKPGGYLVMGVTDRLYEISNLKKVSSFIYQKQKGVDSGKL; encoded by the coding sequence ATGTTTGATTTTTTATTTACAAAGAAAAGCAATGATGTAATAGAAGAGAAGCGTAAAATAAAAGATATTAATGATTTTACTCCAATATTTAACCATTTATATACAGAACTTGGAATTAATGACTTATATAAAAGACCTATTTTATATGAAAGATTAGGATCAATAGCAAGAAGATATGAGGTTGAATCAGCTGAAGAGTTTATTGAAATGTTTAAAAATAGTTACAGCTTTTATGAAGAGGTAATAGATGCTGTTACAGTAAATGAGACCTACTTTTTTAGAGAAATTGATAGTTTAGAATGGCTTGTAGAATGGATTTCCAATGAGAATAGAGATGTAAAAATATTGTCTATACCATCATCTAATGGAGCTGAAATATACTCTATTTTAATAATGTTAGATATTCTGAATAGTCAGCTTTTGCATAAAGTAAAATGTGTAGGAATTGATGTAAATAATGAGTCAATAAAAAAGGCAAAAAAAGGGATTTACAGTGAGAGAGAGTTGCATAAACTAGATGAACGACTAAAAGAGAAGTATTTTGAAAAAATAGAAAATGGCTATGAGATAAAATCTTTTTTAAGAAGCAATACTGAATTTATTGATGATAATATTTTTGCTTTGTCTTCTGATAAATATGGAAGTTTTGATATTGTATTATCTCGTAATCTTTTTATATATTTTGATGATTTGCACAGAAAAAAAGCTACTGAAACTCTTTTAAAAATGTTAAAACCAGGCGGATATTTAGTAATGGGTGTAACAGACAGATTATATGAGATAAGCAATTTAAAAAAGGTATCAAGTTTTATATATCAAAAACAGAAGGGAGTTGATAGTGGTAAATTGTAA
- a CDS encoding chorismate mutase: protein MEIKSCDTLEELRKEIDKVDEKIVELIAVRNDYIKQAAKFKHTVDEIKADERIEDVLNHVRHKALSLGVSPNMVADLYKEMIDAMVETEIAEFRNKGSF, encoded by the coding sequence ATGGAAATTAAATCTTGTGACACACTTGAAGAGTTACGTAAAGAGATCGATAAGGTTGATGAGAAAATTGTTGAGCTTATTGCAGTTAGGAATGATTATATAAAACAAGCTGCAAAGTTTAAGCATACTGTAGATGAGATTAAAGCTGATGAGCGAATTGAAGATGTACTTAATCATGTTCGTCATAAAGCTTTGAGTCTTGGAGTATCTCCAAATATGGTAGCTGACTTATATAAAGAGATGATAGATGCTATGGTAGAAACTGAAATTGCAGAGTTTCGCAATAAAGGTTCATTCTAA
- a CDS encoding TonB-dependent receptor plug domain-containing protein yields the protein MKRFYFFSLLIITSLYAQVDEKEIDELFLQTLNEASEIALHDKLNIEKIPSTVTVIRRDIIEASGAKTLLDILKLVPGIEISMSSSGKRQIVIRGMRGQYRDKLKLLINGVDVTNNLYSNQFYYYTFPASLIKRVEVTKTPDAILYGSNAFMGAIHIITLDEESKSRFNVTTTSQNGKMASIFQTLNINEGYLNLDAHISDFDPDIVASPTMRHNEANNSLETFRESLPAYAKEKTSGIGISYKKDEFHVSYRLEQYTKGSFFGISNIVPLEKDQDVTMTHNSLLVEYDKYISTDLKWHIEWNAKDYIWDGAYRVMPYDLQSTDDPDKDVIMGAYINEVETGLMSYLRYTDLHHNVIAQVEAHYSKPVDMYYIQYIPSNPPVDYDLNLGPDGEHLTGEQNILKEGIDRKNFAIAVEDLYSFNDRFALIGGLRLDHYSNFDAHISYKFGAVNNINENNTVKFLFNHTFRVPSWVELYAKAEAEFHGNENLEPETMDMIEINWLHSFTMKDLVKLNIFYGKNSDPIVRVYTDGFGVYDNGEAVILKGFELSYRRKFGEKNELVASFSHHNDISTSFYVIDNDNRKDLFKLYVDYELIPALHSFTQIDYGSSIDMPNDVPNIDSFVNISETITYAYSKNITIQAGVTNLLDENIEYFAPPTEVIGGAYRFVPEGARIPSNGREWFISLEAKW from the coding sequence ATGAAAAGATTTTATTTTTTTTCATTATTGATTATTACTTCTTTATATGCACAAGTTGATGAGAAAGAGATAGATGAACTATTTTTACAAACACTAAATGAAGCAAGTGAGATTGCTTTACACGATAAGTTGAATATTGAAAAAATCCCATCTACTGTTACTGTAATTAGACGAGATATTATTGAAGCAAGCGGTGCAAAAACTCTTTTAGATATTTTAAAACTTGTTCCAGGTATAGAGATATCTATGAGTAGTAGTGGAAAAAGACAGATAGTCATACGAGGTATGAGAGGACAATACCGTGATAAGCTAAAGTTATTAATAAATGGTGTGGATGTAACCAATAATCTTTATAGCAACCAGTTTTATTATTATACTTTTCCTGCATCATTGATCAAAAGAGTTGAAGTAACAAAGACACCAGATGCCATTCTATATGGAAGTAATGCATTTATGGGTGCAATACATATAATAACTCTTGACGAAGAGAGTAAAAGCAGATTTAATGTAACTACTACTTCTCAAAATGGAAAGATGGCATCAATATTTCAGACATTAAATATTAATGAAGGGTATTTAAATTTAGATGCTCATATAAGTGATTTTGATCCAGATATAGTTGCTAGTCCTACAATGCGTCATAATGAAGCAAATAATAGTTTAGAAACATTTAGAGAATCACTTCCAGCATATGCAAAAGAGAAGACATCAGGTATTGGTATAAGTTATAAAAAAGATGAGTTTCATGTCAGTTACCGTTTAGAACAGTATACGAAAGGAAGCTTTTTCGGAATTTCTAATATTGTACCTTTGGAAAAAGATCAAGATGTAACAATGACTCATAACTCTTTATTGGTTGAGTATGATAAATATATAAGTACAGATTTGAAATGGCATATAGAGTGGAATGCAAAAGATTATATTTGGGATGGTGCTTACAGGGTAATGCCATATGATTTACAATCAACTGATGATCCAGATAAAGATGTAATTATGGGTGCTTACATCAATGAAGTTGAAACTGGGTTAATGAGTTATTTAAGATATACTGATTTACATCATAATGTGATTGCACAAGTTGAAGCTCACTATTCAAAACCTGTTGATATGTACTATATTCAATATATTCCATCTAATCCACCAGTTGATTATGATCTTAATTTAGGTCCAGATGGAGAGCATTTAACTGGTGAACAAAATATTTTAAAAGAGGGGATTGATCGAAAAAACTTTGCTATAGCAGTAGAAGATTTATATAGCTTTAATGATAGGTTTGCACTAATTGGTGGTTTAAGACTTGATCATTACAGTAATTTTGATGCTCATATATCATATAAATTTGGTGCAGTTAATAATATTAATGAAAATAATACGGTTAAATTTTTATTTAATCATACTTTCCGGGTTCCATCTTGGGTTGAATTATATGCAAAAGCAGAAGCAGAATTTCATGGCAATGAAAATTTAGAACCTGAAACAATGGATATGATAGAGATTAACTGGCTGCATAGTTTCACTATGAAAGATTTGGTAAAATTAAATATATTTTATGGTAAAAACAGTGATCCAATAGTACGTGTATATACAGATGGTTTTGGAGTTTATGATAATGGTGAAGCTGTGATATTAAAAGGGTTTGAGTTAAGTTATCGTCGGAAGTTTGGCGAAAAAAATGAGTTGGTTGCAAGTTTTAGTCACCATAATGATATAAGTACATCTTTTTATGTTATAGATAATGATAATAGAAAAGATCTATTTAAACTTTATGTAGATTATGAATTAATACCAGCGCTACACAGTTTTACACAAATTGATTATGGTAGCAGTATAGATATGCCAAATGATGTTCCGAATATAGATTCTTTTGTCAATATAAGTGAAACAATTACTTACGCATACAGCAAAAATATAACAATTCAAGCAGGTGTGACAAATTTATTAGATGAAAATATTGAGTATTTTGCACCCCCTACAGAGGTTATTGGAGGTGCATATAGATTTGTTCCTGAAGGTGCAAGAATTCCTTCAAATGGAAGAGAGTGGTTTATATCTTTAGAGGCAAAATGGTAA
- a CDS encoding transposase, with amino-acid sequence MKKVNKIEGDRIKLELKIKELTGWHKARVHVIVALIMAIIQERSVNLKRLASYLNSKLEDKANYRRVTRFFQKFEFDRRVFARLLASFLPKSEKWTLIMDRTNWKFGKTHINILVLAVKYKGIAVPILWYLLDKKRGNSSYRDRIRIVKEFINLFGVEKIEVLLADREFIGKEWFAWLQRREIPFVIRVRNNTLVNGKKVSTLFAKVPNKGFLHLKKVCNVWY; translated from the coding sequence ATGAAAAAAGTAAACAAAATAGAGGGAGATCGTATCAAATTAGAGCTTAAAATCAAAGAATTGACAGGTTGGCATAAAGCACGGGTTCATGTCATAGTAGCTTTGATAATGGCAATTATACAAGAGAGGAGTGTAAATCTAAAAAGATTAGCCAGTTATTTAAACTCAAAGCTCGAAGATAAAGCGAACTATAGAAGAGTAACAAGATTTTTTCAAAAGTTTGAGTTTGATAGGAGAGTGTTTGCAAGGCTGTTAGCAAGTTTTTTACCAAAGAGTGAGAAGTGGACTTTAATCATGGATAGGACCAATTGGAAATTTGGTAAAACCCATATCAATATTTTGGTATTAGCCGTGAAGTATAAAGGTATAGCGGTACCGATATTATGGTATCTTTTAGATAAGAAGCGAGGTAATAGTAGTTACAGGGATAGGATTAGAATAGTAAAAGAATTTATCAATCTTTTTGGAGTAGAAAAGATTGAAGTGCTTTTAGCAGATAGAGAGTTTATAGGAAAAGAGTGGTTTGCTTGGCTTCAAAGAAGAGAGATCCCCTTTGTAATAAGAGTAAGAAACAATACATTGGTAAATGGTAAAAAAGTATCAACTCTTTTTGCAAAAGTACCAAATAAAGGCTTTTTGCATTTAAAAAAAGTATGTAATGTATGGTATTGA
- a CDS encoding bifunctional diguanylate cyclase/phosphodiesterase — MKINRNSLHFKIILVIVSVLIVFILFFIEDLRLTKEAMERMEQAKVESAIQSNIPSIADAIYFGFEKPIEDIGNMLLAENSNILAILIKTSSGKKYLFKKGKNPFKEKMDNANYKTFYIEKDNKKLGEVEIVYKLILSRQHFNEYRKSAFMFAILIILSIIIAMRYLYKRIKSLNILAEKLRNFDLHNIKMIESPDNYYEVKHITHAVNKLLERINDYARNLKTVNKTLLRNKKRLMDAQRIAQMASWTYWPHTKQVEVSREFYRILEIDARIKNLSIKTILNSIHSDDRNFFINTLKASIDKGSRFDFIHKVVTSRGKIKYLHTEGRVRKFKDAPTEVMGVSMDVTEEIEAKLKAEHMAFHDPLTNLLNRRAFLEKIDFLTKLAKRHKQMLAVLFLDLDNFKFVNDSYGHSVGDELLIKVANILKESIRETDLIARIGGDEFVIVLTDVKDADSAEQIGKNILNLITRNFVIKHHSCTVTASLGIALYPNDATEPETLLQYADAAMYEAKKLGKNRYQFFNSSIRLRLNEHLQIIEEIKEALKTEDQIRLYFQPQIDLSTGKVRGAEVLTRWMHPKKGLIFPNSYIPVIESSSLMAEYDRYVLKMSFKQLYKWSKEKRVKWTLGINLSAQQFNDKSLVDNLKELLKQYPIDPSLIELEITETLQMEDVETSIRMLHEIKNLGFKVSIDDFGTGYSSLSYLKRLPFDVIKIDREFIKDIHQDSEDIIIVKLMIQIAKTLEKEVVAEGPDMEEHIKILEALSCDYAQGYYYSKAIEAKEFEAYAESKK, encoded by the coding sequence ATGAAGATTAATCGTAATTCACTACATTTTAAAATTATACTCGTCATTGTTTCTGTATTAATAGTTTTTATTCTCTTTTTTATAGAAGATTTACGATTAACAAAAGAGGCTATGGAGCGTATGGAGCAGGCAAAAGTTGAGTCTGCCATTCAAAGCAATATACCGAGTATTGCTGATGCAATCTATTTTGGTTTTGAAAAACCGATTGAAGATATTGGGAATATGCTTTTAGCTGAAAACAGTAATATTTTAGCAATATTAATAAAAACAAGTAGTGGTAAAAAATATTTATTTAAAAAGGGAAAAAATCCTTTTAAGGAAAAAATGGATAATGCAAACTATAAAACTTTTTATATAGAAAAGGATAATAAAAAATTAGGTGAAGTAGAAATAGTTTATAAGTTAATTTTGTCAAGACAGCATTTTAATGAGTATAGAAAATCTGCTTTTATGTTTGCAATACTTATTATCTTGTCTATAATAATAGCAATGAGATATTTATATAAAAGAATCAAGTCACTTAATATATTGGCTGAAAAATTAAGAAATTTTGATCTTCATAATATAAAAATGATAGAGTCACCAGATAACTATTATGAAGTTAAGCATATTACGCATGCAGTTAATAAACTACTAGAGCGAATAAATGATTATGCTAGGAACTTAAAAACAGTAAATAAAACATTATTAAGAAATAAAAAGCGTCTTATGGATGCACAGCGAATTGCTCAAATGGCAAGCTGGACATATTGGCCTCATACAAAGCAGGTTGAAGTAAGTCGTGAATTCTACAGAATTTTAGAAATTGATGCTAGAATAAAAAATTTAAGTATTAAAACTATACTAAACTCTATACACTCAGATGATAGAAACTTTTTTATTAATACCCTTAAAGCTTCAATAGACAAAGGTTCCCGCTTTGACTTTATTCATAAAGTTGTTACAAGTAGAGGAAAAATAAAATATTTACATACTGAAGGCCGTGTAAGAAAATTTAAAGATGCTCCTACTGAAGTAATGGGAGTAAGTATGGATGTAACTGAAGAGATAGAAGCAAAACTAAAAGCTGAACATATGGCATTTCATGATCCATTGACAAATTTATTAAATCGTAGAGCATTTTTAGAGAAGATAGATTTTTTAACAAAATTAGCAAAACGTCATAAACAGATGCTGGCAGTACTTTTTTTAGATCTGGATAACTTTAAATTTGTCAATGACTCTTATGGACACTCTGTAGGTGATGAACTGCTTATAAAAGTTGCAAATATTTTAAAAGAGTCAATTCGAGAGACTGACTTAATAGCAAGAATAGGTGGAGATGAGTTTGTTATTGTTTTAACTGATGTTAAAGATGCAGATAGTGCAGAACAAATTGGTAAAAATATTTTAAATTTAATTACACGTAATTTTGTCATTAAACATCATAGCTGTACAGTTACAGCAAGTCTAGGAATAGCTTTATATCCTAATGATGCTACAGAGCCAGAAACTTTGTTGCAATATGCAGATGCTGCAATGTATGAAGCAAAAAAATTGGGTAAAAATCGCTATCAATTCTTCAATTCATCAATTAGATTACGACTAAATGAACACCTTCAAATAATTGAAGAGATCAAAGAAGCATTAAAAACTGAGGATCAGATAAGGTTATATTTTCAACCTCAAATTGATCTTTCAACAGGAAAAGTTCGTGGAGCAGAAGTTTTAACACGTTGGATGCATCCTAAAAAAGGTTTGATTTTTCCAAATAGTTATATTCCTGTTATAGAGTCGAGTTCATTAATGGCTGAGTATGACAGATATGTTTTAAAAATGTCATTTAAACAGTTATATAAATGGAGTAAAGAGAAAAGAGTTAAATGGACACTTGGCATAAATTTATCAGCTCAACAATTTAATGACAAAAGTTTGGTTGATAACTTAAAAGAGTTGTTAAAGCAGTATCCTATTGACCCATCATTAATAGAGTTAGAGATTACAGAGACATTGCAAATGGAAGATGTAGAGACATCTATAAGGATGCTTCATGAAATAAAAAATCTAGGATTTAAAGTTAGTATAGATGATTTTGGAACAGGATACTCCTCTTTAAGTTATCTAAAACGACTACCATTTGATGTTATTAAAATAGATCGTGAATTTATTAAAGATATACATCAAGATTCTGAAGATATTATTATAGTTAAACTTATGATTCAAATTGCAAAAACACTTGAAAAAGAGGTTGTAGCTGAAGGTCCTGATATGGAAGAACATATTAAAATACTAGAAGCACTCTCTTGCGACTATGCACAAGGGTACTATTACTCTAAGGCAATTGAAGCAAAAGAGTTTGAAGCTTATGCAGAAAGCAAGAAGTAA
- a CDS encoding transposase, with protein sequence MYGIDGLRIAGAKNEKGELIIVVSNVEKKSIIAIYKQRWEIEVLFSALKKRGFNLEETHLTDRKKITLLFGLISLSFVWSYFIGILKAKKKPIDILKHEHKEQSFFMYGLMHMKSILLYFYEKVDELANIFEIFIGLISGENPDNMALYGVGGKK encoded by the coding sequence ATGTATGGTATTGATGGGTTAAGAATAGCTGGTGCAAAAAATGAAAAAGGTGAGTTAATCATTGTGGTATCAAATGTTGAAAAGAAGAGTATCATCGCTATATATAAGCAAAGATGGGAAATTGAAGTGCTTTTTAGTGCATTAAAAAAAAGAGGTTTTAACCTTGAAGAGACTCATTTGACTGACCGTAAAAAGATTACTTTGCTCTTTGGCTTAATCTCACTCTCTTTTGTATGGAGTTATTTTATTGGCATTCTTAAAGCTAAGAAAAAACCTATCGATATTTTAAAGCATGAACATAAAGAACAAAGCTTCTTTATGTATGGATTAATGCATATGAAATCTATTTTGCTTTACTTTTATGAAAAAGTTGATGAACTAGCGAATATCTTTGAAATTTTTATTGGTCTAATTAGTGGAGAAAACCCCGATAATATGGCTCTTTATGGAGTTGGAGGAAAAAAATGA
- a CDS encoding PhnA domain-containing protein, translating to MGIKEELIERSGGKCELCSSTDELDVFEVTPSDGSADKSIFICKKCREQISNPESIDPNHWHCLNESMWSTVPAVQVMAYRILKQISSEGWPQDLLDMLYLEPEVQTWADAEINEIDGQEPTRDSNGTVLQEGDSVTIIKDLDVKGAGFTAKRGTVVKNIHLTSNPEQIEGRVNGVKIVLLSKFLKKA from the coding sequence ATGGGCATAAAAGAGGAGTTAATAGAGAGAAGTGGTGGTAAATGTGAACTTTGCAGTAGTACTGATGAGTTAGATGTATTTGAAGTAACGCCATCTGATGGAAGTGCTGATAAGTCTATATTTATTTGTAAAAAGTGTAGAGAACAGATAAGTAATCCTGAATCAATAGATCCAAATCATTGGCACTGTTTAAATGAAAGTATGTGGAGTACAGTTCCAGCTGTTCAAGTAATGGCATATCGTATTTTGAAGCAAATATCATCTGAAGGCTGGCCACAAGATTTACTTGATATGTTATATCTTGAGCCTGAAGTACAAACTTGGGCTGATGCTGAGATTAATGAAATTGATGGTCAAGAGCCAACACGTGACAGTAATGGAACAGTATTACAAGAGGGTGATAGTGTAACAATAATAAAAGACCTTGATGTTAAAGGAGCAGGATTTACTGCAAAGCGTGGTACAGTTGTTAAAAATATACATTTGACTTCTAATCCTGAGCAAATAGAAGGTCGTGTAAATGGTGTCAAAATAGTTCTTCTAAGTAAATTTTTGAAAAAAGCCTAA